The Candidatus Methylomirabilis tolerans genome segment GGATCCTGATCGTGGATGACGAACCAGATATCTTAACGACCCTCTCCCTGACCTTCAGAGAGGATTATGATGTCTTTCAAGCCGGCAGTGGCGCTGAAGGGCTGGCGATCCTGGAGCAGCAGGAGATTGCCCTCATCATTGCAGATCAACGGATGCCGGAGATGACAGGAGTCGAATTCCTGGAGCGATCCATTGCCAAGCGTCCTCTGGCTATCAGGATGATTCTTACGGGCTATACGGACACGGCATCCCTCATTCGGGCGATCAACGCCGGCAGGATCTATCGCTATATCACCAAGCCATGGGATAGGAATGAATTGAAAATCACCGTCAAGCGTGCCTTCGAAAGCTATGAGCTGACCATGGAGAATCAGCGGCTTCTGAAGGAGCTTCAGACAGCTAACGAACGGCTACAGACGGAGAACCTGTATCTGAAGCGAGAGGTTGAAAAAGAACCTCATTCCGATACCATCATCGGCAAAGGTCCGGCGATGAGGCGTGTCTTCGACCTCGTGGAGAAGGTTATCGACAGCTCCGCCACGATCCTCCTGACCGGAGAAACGGGAACCGGAAAAGGGGTGATCGCCCACTACCTCCACCATCATAGCCCAAGACGAGGGAGGCTGTTTATCGAGCAAAACTGCGGGGCGCTACCGGAGACCCTTCTGGAAAGCGAGCTATTTGGCCATCGGCGTGGAGCGTTCACAGGGGCCGTGCAGGACAAGAAAGGACTCTTCGATGTGGCGGATGGGGGGACCCTCTTCCTGGATGAGGTTAGCGAGATGAGCCCCACGATGCAGGTCAAGCTGCTGCAGGTCGTTCAGGATGGCAGGATGCGGCGGGTCGGGGAGACCGAATCCAGACGGGTCGATGTCCGAATCATAGCGGCGACCAATAGAGACCTGGAGTCAGAGGTCAAAAAAGGCGCCTTTCGGGCGGACCTATACTACCGTTTGAGTGTCTTTCCCATCAGGACGCCTGCCTTACGGGAACGACGGGAGGATATCCCCTTGTTGGTGAGCTATTTTCTGGAAAAACAGTGCAAGAAGCTGAAACAGCCGGTCATAGGGCTGAGCCAAGAGGCCATGCAGCGCCTCTGCGACTATGACTTTCCAGGGAACGTCCGGGAACTGCAGAATCTGATCGAGCGGGCGGTACTGCTCAGTGGCGGATCTCGGCTCGACGTAGACGAGTGGCTGCCAAGGCCCTCTCAGACCTCCAGAGCGGCGGAGAGTCCCACCCTGACCCAACTTGAAAAGGACCATATCCTGGAGCAACTCCAGTCACGGAGAGGTAATCTCGCGCTGGTAGCCCAAGACCTGGGGATCAGTCGCACCACACTGTGGCGCCGGATGAAAGCCTATCAGATCCCCTGGGGTACCCGACGAGTAGAACTCGGCGAATAAGA includes the following:
- a CDS encoding sigma-54 dependent transcriptional regulator, with the protein product MKRYGILIVDDEPDILTTLSLTFREDYDVFQAGSGAEGLAILEQQEIALIIADQRMPEMTGVEFLERSIAKRPLAIRMILTGYTDTASLIRAINAGRIYRYITKPWDRNELKITVKRAFESYELTMENQRLLKELQTANERLQTENLYLKREVEKEPHSDTIIGKGPAMRRVFDLVEKVIDSSATILLTGETGTGKGVIAHYLHHHSPRRGRLFIEQNCGALPETLLESELFGHRRGAFTGAVQDKKGLFDVADGGTLFLDEVSEMSPTMQVKLLQVVQDGRMRRVGETESRRVDVRIIAATNRDLESEVKKGAFRADLYYRLSVFPIRTPALRERREDIPLLVSYFLEKQCKKLKQPVIGLSQEAMQRLCDYDFPGNVRELQNLIERAVLLSGGSRLDVDEWLPRPSQTSRAAESPTLTQLEKDHILEQLQSRRGNLALVAQDLGISRTTLWRRMKAYQIPWGTRRVELGE